The proteins below come from a single Acidobacteriota bacterium genomic window:
- a CDS encoding AraC family transcriptional regulator, with product MKYVETPPSLRLADLVKCFWSLEYSPSGAGEPEPVVPDGCIEIIFNLADRFRRYHASGLVETQAASLIAGQMHRSILIGPTGNVHLFGIRFKPAGAFPFFRFGMSDLVDRVESLRAVWGGDISRIEDQLASANSFQERVVIAESLLVERLSDKQTFDPWLSNAVELISNCCGKSPISKIARDVGISERGLERRFRQSVGLTPKMFSRIVRFQRVLKAIEHSKNPAIIDTALEFGYYDQSHLIHDFRQFSDTTPAAFLERARGITDVFVSGD from the coding sequence ATGAAATACGTCGAAACACCGCCGTCACTGCGTTTGGCCGACCTGGTCAAGTGCTTCTGGTCGCTCGAATATTCTCCTTCGGGAGCAGGGGAACCGGAGCCGGTCGTGCCGGATGGCTGTATTGAGATCATCTTTAATCTGGCAGACAGGTTTAGGCGTTACCATGCAAGCGGACTGGTGGAAACGCAGGCGGCGAGCCTGATTGCCGGGCAGATGCACCGGAGCATTTTGATCGGCCCAACGGGAAACGTCCATTTGTTTGGTATCCGTTTTAAACCGGCGGGTGCGTTTCCGTTCTTTAGATTTGGGATGAGCGATCTGGTGGATCGGGTCGAGTCGTTAAGAGCGGTTTGGGGCGGCGATATTTCCCGGATCGAGGATCAGTTGGCAAGTGCGAATAGTTTTCAGGAACGCGTCGTGATCGCCGAATCGCTTCTGGTTGAACGGCTTAGCGATAAACAGACTTTCGATCCTTGGCTCAGCAATGCCGTTGAGTTGATCTCAAATTGCTGCGGCAAATCACCGATCTCGAAAATCGCCCGGGATGTCGGTATCAGCGAACGCGGGCTGGAGCGGCGATTCCGCCAGTCGGTCGGGCTGACGCCGAAGATGTTCTCGCGGATCGTGCGTTTCCAACGTGTGCTGAAAGCGATCGAGCATTCGAAAAACCCTGCAATTATCGACACCGCGTTAGAATTTGGATACTACGACCAATCGCATCTTATCCACGATTTTCGCCAGTTTTCCGATACGACGCCCGCGGCATTTCTCGAGCGGGCTCGAGGAATAACGGACGTATTCGTGAGCGGGGATTAG